From a single Plutella xylostella chromosome 5, ilPluXylo3.1, whole genome shotgun sequence genomic region:
- the LOC105396884 gene encoding lamin Dm0 encodes MSSKTKKTVSSSTNISVVSSVQSPQSSSTPVGSRPSSSAGRPSSPLSPTRHTRLQEKDALQNLNDRLAAYIDTVRRLESENSGLRREIQTTQEVVTREVSNIKGMYEHELQDARKLLDDTSREKAKLEIDLKRLYEENDDLKRRLDKKTKDCTTAENAARLYESRASELTNKYNTAVADRKKAEDEARDLAKELEKLRSMLAETRKTLEEEMLCRIEMENTVQSLREELAFKDQVFQQELQETRTRRQVEISEIDGRLAQQYEAKLQQSLQELREQQEANIKANRDEIEALYENKMKNLQSAATRNNSAATVAVEELRTMRTRIDSLNATLNDLENKNAALSNRCRELERQLETERARHAEDLASLEQELARLRDEMAAQLREYATLMDIKCSLDHEIATYRTLLEGEEDRLNLTSQSPGRESRASASGRGTPGRRSTPLRAARKRTLLDESEERSLQDFSVTASAKGDLEVAEACPDGKFVKIRNKGKKEQSLGGYQIVRKAGDQETVFKFHRTVKLEPGAVATVWSADVGADHEPPHSLVMKGQKWFVADNISTALLNTDGEEVAVSERQRRQLSTSAQRHRELAHKYPRREQLGEIREGDENCRIM; translated from the exons ATGTCgtctaaaacaaaaaagacTGTCTCGTCTTCGACAAACATAAGTGTTGTGTCATCTGTGCAAAGTCCTCAATCTTCGAGCACCCCCGTGGGAAGCCGCCCTTCGAGTTCAGCCGGCCGGCCCAGCAGCCCGTTGAGTCCAACAAGACACACCCGGCTGCAGGAGAAGGATGCGCTACAAAACCTGAACGACCGGCTGGCGGCCTACATTGATACTGTACGCCGCCTGGAGAGTGAAAACTCGGGGTTACGGCGGGAGATCCAGACAACCCAGGAGGTGGTCACACGTGAAGTGTCCAACATCAAGGGAATGTACGAGCATGAGCTGCAGGACGCCCGCAAGCTCCTGGACGACACGTCCCGCGAGAAGGCCAAGTTGGAAATAGACTTGAAGAGGCTGTACGAGGAAAATGACGACCTCAAGAGGAG ACTGGACAAGAAGACGAAGGACTGCACGACGGCGGAGAACGCGGCGCGCCTGTACGAGTCGCGCGCCTCCGAGCTCACCAACAAGTACAACACCGCCGTCGCCGACCGGAAGAAGGCCGAGGATGAGGCTAGG GACCTAGCCAAGGAGCTAGAAAAACTCCGGTCCATGCTGGCCGAGACGCGCAAGACTCTAGAAGAGGAGATGTTGTGCCGCATCGAGATGGAGAACACGGTGCAGAGCCTGCGCGAGGAGCTCGCCTTCAAGGACCAGGTGTTCCAGCAGGAGCTGCAGGAGACCAGGACTAGGCGGCAGGTCGAGATCTCTGAGATCG ACGGGCGCCTGGCGCAGCAGTACGAGGCGAAGCTGCAGCAGAGCCTGCAGGAGCTGCGCGAGCAGCAGGAGGCCAACATCAAGGCCAACCGCGACGAGATCGAGGCGCTCTATGAGAACAAG ATGAAGAACCTGCAGTCGGCGGCGACGCGCAACAACAGCGCGGCGACCGTGGCCGTGGAGGAGCTGCGCACCATGCGCACGCGCATCGACTCGCTCAACGCCACGCTCAACGACCTGGAGAACAAGAACGCCGCGCTCAGC AACCGTTGCCGCGAGCTCGAGCGCCAACTCGAGACCGAGCGGGCTCGCCACGCCGAGGACCTGGCGTCGCTGGAGCAGGAGCTGGCGCGGCTCAGGGACGAGATGGCGGCGCAACTGAGGGAGTATGCCACGCTGATGGACATCAAGTGCTCGCTAGATCATGAGATAGCTACGTACAGGACGCTGTTGGAGGGAGAGGAGGACAG GTTGAACCTGACATCCCAATCCCCCGGGCGCGAGTCCCGCGCCTCGGCCTCCGGACGCGGCACCCCGGGCCGCCGCTCCACGCCGCTGCGAGCCGCCCGCAAACGTACCCTACTGGATGAGAGCGAGGAGCGCAGCCTGCAGGACTTCAGCGTGACGGCCAGCGCCAAGGGCGACCTCGAGGTGGCCGAGGCGTGCCCCGATGGCAAGTTCGTCAAGATCCGGAACAAGGGGAAGAAG GAGCAGAGCCTCGGCGGCTACCAGATAGTACGCAAGGCGGGTGACCAGGAAACCGTCTTCAAGTTCCACCGCACGGTGAAGCTGGAGCCGGGCGCGGTGGCCACGGTGTGGTCGGCTGATGTGGGCGCGGACCACGAGCCGCCGCATTCCCTGGTCATGAAGGGACAGAAGTGGTTCGTCGCGGATAACATTAGCACCGCGCTGCTGAATACTGATGGCGAG GAGGTGGCGGTGTCGGAGCGACAGCGGCGACAGCTCAGCACCAGCGCGCAGCGGCACCGCGAGCTCGCGCACAAGTACCCAAGGCGCGAACAG CTGGGCGAGATCCGTGAGGGCGACGAGAACTGCCGCATCATGTAG
- the LOC105397558 gene encoding exosome RNA helicase MTR4 isoform X2: MADINSLFDCFEETDENVATKSFPNVKKEETQVTEETEAAGTEKSQESIEVESPTKKRPHDDDVEEVTKKPKFEEEGDELLADLNLELLDSRIVIHTLETHEGCTHEVAIPPNHEYAPLVPNSSEPAKQYSFILDPFQKEAIMCIDNIQSVLVSAHTSAGKTVVAEYAIALSLKNKQRVIYTTPIKALSNQKYREFSEEFHDVGLITGDVTINPSASCLIMTTEILRNMLYRGSEVMREVGWVVFDEIHYMRDKERGVVWEETLILLPDNVHYVFLSATIPNARQFAEWVCRLHSQPCHVVYTEYRPTPLQHYIFPAGGDGMHLVVDEKGIFKEDNFNTAMTVLGNAGDAGKGDQRGRRGGFKANAAQTNIFNIVKMIMERNFAPVIIFSFSKKDCEAYAMQMAKLDFNTIEEKKLVDEVFNNAMDVLSEEDRKLPQVENVIPLLRRGIGIHHGGLLPILKETIEILFGLGLIKALFATETFAMGLNMPARTVVFTNCQKFDGKDFRFITSGEYIQMSGRAGRRGLDDKGIVILMIDQKVTPAVVKDMVQGKADPINSAFHLTYNMVLNLLRVEEINPEYMLERSFFQFQNQAAIPDLIDKVKSKQKLYDAVSVEQEHSIASYCSTRSQLQLLGQQFRSFITKPQHLQPFLQPGRLLKIKTEKHEYDWGITVNFRRQMPKGKKREEENPLTAETVLLVDVLLHVKRGTEDDPEKRVPCPPGETGDVEVVSVIHTLIDQISTLRVYYPKDLNSSDNRKSVLKTINEVKKRFPEGPPLLNPIKDMKIQDKVFLECVDNIKLLEERLYAHPLHTDKARGALQAAYERKQELLQELTLAKSELRKAKSILQMDELKKRKRVLRRMGYCTATDVIELKGRIACELSSADELLLTELIFNGVFNTLSPEQSKHLSATSGFLQEAAL, encoded by the exons ATGGCAGATATAAACAGTTTATTTGACTGCTTTGAAGAAACAGATGAAAATGTGGCCACCAAGAGTTTTCCCAATGTAAAGAAAGAAGAAACTCAAGT GACTGAAGAAACCGAAGCTGCTGGTACAGAGAAGTCCCAGGAATCAATTGAAGTTGAGTCACCAACCAAGAAGCGTCcacatgatgatgatgttgaagAAGTTACAAAAAAGCCGAAGTTTGAAGAGGAAGGCGATGAATTACTGGCTGATTTGAA CCTAGAACTCCTTGATTCCCGCATAGTAATCCATACCCTAGAGACACATGAAGGCTGTACACATGAGGTGGCCATACCACCAAACCATGAGTACGCTCCTCTGGTACCAAACTCATCAGAACCCGCCAAGCAGTACAGCTTTATCTTAGATCCTTTTCAAAAGGAGGCTATCATGTGTATTGACAATATACAGTCAGTGCTGGTTTCTGCTCATACTTCAGCTGGTAAAACTGTTGTTGCAGA ATATGCAATAGCACTGTCACTGAAAAACAAACAGCGAGTGATCTACACAACTCCCATCAAGGCACTGTCCAATCAGAAGTACCGGGAGTTTTCCGAGGAGTTCCATGATGTGGGTCTGATCACTGGAGATGTCACCATCAATCCATCAGCTTCTTGCCTTATCATGACTACAGAG aTTCTGAGAAACATGCTGTACAGAGGATCAGAGGTGATGAGAGAAGTGGGATGGGTGGTGTTTGACGAGATCCATTACATGAGAGACAAGGAGAGAGGAGTTGTGTGGGAAG AGACCCTGATCCTGCTACCAGACAACGTGCACTACGTATTCCTCTCGGCCACCATCCCGAACGCCCGTCAGTTCGCGGAGTGGGTGTGTCGCCTGCACTCGCAGCCGTGCCACGTGGTGTACACGGAGTACCGCCCCACGCCGCTGCAGCACTACATATTCCCTGCAGGGGGTGATGGCATGCATCTCGTTGTTGATGAGAAG GGAATATTCAAAGAGGACAACTTCAACACGGCAATGACAGTCCTGGGCAACGCGGGCGACGCGGGCAAGGGCGACCAGCGCGGGCGCCGCGGCGGGTTCAAGGCCAACGCCGCGCAGACCAACATCTTCAACATTGTCAAGATGATCATGGAGAGGAACTTCGCGCCTGTCATCATATTCAGTTTTAGTAAGAAGGACTGCGAGGCGTACGCTATGCAGATGGCGAAATTGGACTTTAATACTA TTGAAGAGAAGAAGCTCGTAGACGAAGTGTTCAACAACGCGATGGACGTGTTATCCGAAGAGGACCGCAAGTTGCCCCAAGTGGAGAATGTCATTCCATTACTGCGGCGAGGAATAGGCATCCATCACGGCGGGCTGCTGCCTATTTTGAAGGAAACTATCGAGATCTTGTTCGGCTTGGGGCTTATTAAG GCTCTATTCGCCACGGAGACGTTCGCCATGGGGCTGAACATGCCCGCCAGGACCGTCGTGTTCACCAACTGCCAGAAATTCGACGGAAAAGACTTCAGATTT ATAACATCAGGCGAGTACATCCAGATgtcggggcgcgcggggcggcgcgggctcgACGACAAGGGCATCGTCATCCTCATGATCGACCAGAAGGTCACGCCCGCCGTGGTCAAGGACATGGTGCAGGGGAAGGCTGATCCTATCAACTCGGCCTTCCATTTGACGTATAATATG GTACTGAACCTTCTACGAGTTGAAGAAATAAATCCTGAATACATGCTCGAGAGAAGTTTCTTCCAGTTCCAGAATCAGGCTGCCATACCGGATTTAATTGACA AGGTGAAGTCCAAACAGAAGCTGTACGACGCTGTATCCGTGGAACAGGAGCACTCCATAGCTTCGTACTGCAGCACTCGCTCACAACTTCAACTGCTCGGCCAGCAGTTCCGCTCCTTCATCACGAAACCCCAGCACCTACAGCCATTCCTGCAGCCGGGTAGGCTGCTCAAG ATCAAAACCGAGAAGCACGAGTACGACTGGGGCATCACTGTGAACTTCCGCCGCCAGATGCCCAAGGGCAAGAAGCGTGAGGAGGAGAACCCTCTGACTGCGGAGACGGTGTTGTTAGTCGATGTGTTGTTGCACGTGAAGAGAGGGACGGAAGATGACCCGGAGAAACGGGTGCCGTGTCCGCCGGGGGAG ACAGGAGACGTAGAAGTGGTATCAGTGATCCACACACTCATAGACCAGATCAGCACTCTGCGAGTGTACTACCCTAAGGACTTGAACTCATCCGACAATAGGAAATCCGTACTAAAGACAATAAATGAAGTGAAGAAACGGTTTCCCGAAGGACCTCCGCTGCTGAACCCTATAAAGGATATGAAGATACAAGACAAAGTGTTTTTAGAATGCGTGGATAATATTAAACTCTTAGAAGAAAG aCTATACGCCCATCCCCTGCACACAGACAAAGCGCGGGGCGCCCTGCAGGCGGCCTACGAACGCAAACAGGAACTGCTGCAAGAACTCACCCTAGCCAAGTCCGAACTCAGGAAAGCCAAGAGTATACTGCAAATGGACGAACTGAAGAAGAGAAAAAGAGTACTGAGACGAATGGGATATTGTACGGCGACTGATGTCATTGAGTTGAAAGGAAGAATTGCGTGTGAATTGAGCAG TGCGGACGAGCTCCTCCTAACCGAGTTGATCTTCAACGGTGTGTTCAACACCCTGTCCCCGGAGCAGAGCAAGCACTTGTCAGCTACTTCTGGTTTTTTACAAGAAGCTGCGTTATAA
- the LOC105397558 gene encoding exosome RNA helicase MTR4 isoform X1, whose protein sequence is MADINSLFDCFEETDENVATKSFPNVKKEETQVTEETEAAGTEKSQESIEVESPTKKRPHDDDVEEVTKKPKFEEEGDELLADLNLELLDSRIVIHTLETHEGCTHEVAIPPNHEYAPLVPNSSEPAKQYSFILDPFQKEAIMCIDNIQSVLVSAHTSAGKTVVAEYAIALSLKNKQRVIYTTPIKALSNQKYREFSEEFHDVGLITGDVTINPSASCLIMTTEILRNMLYRGSEVMREVGWVVFDEIHYMRDKERGVVWEETLILLPDNVHYVFLSATIPNARQFAEWVCRLHSQPCHVVYTEYRPTPLQHYIFPAGGDGMHLVVDEKGIFKEDNFNTAMTVLGNAGDAGKGDQRGRRGGFKANAAQTNIFNIVKMIMERNFAPVIIFSFSKKDCEAYAMQMAKLDFNTIEEKKLVDEVFNNAMDVLSEEDRKLPQVENVIPLLRRGIGIHHGGLLPILKETIEILFGLGLIKALFATETFAMGLNMPARTVVFTNCQKFDGKDFRFITSGEYIQMSGRAGRRGLDDKGIVILMIDQKVTPAVVKDMVQGKADPINSAFHLTYNMVLNLLRVEEINPEYMLERSFFQFQNQAAIPDLIDKVKSKQKLYDAVSVEQEHSIASYCSTRSQLQLLGQQFRSFITKPQHLQPFLQPGRLLKIKTEKHEYDWGITVNFRRQMPKGKKREEENPLTAETVLLVDVLLHVKRGTEDDPEKRVPCPPGETGDVEVVSVIHTLIDQISTLRVYYPKDLNSSDNRKSVLKTINEVKKRFPEGPPLLNPIKDMKIQDKVFLECVDNIKLLEERLYAHPLHTDKARGALQAAYERKQELLQELTLAKSELRKAKSILQMDELKKRKRVLRRMGYCTATDVIELKGRIACELSSADELLLTELIFNGVFNSLSPEQSAALVSCFVCDENSNQAPNSAADLKTVLRQLQEYARRIAKVSIDAKLDLDEDDYVNKFKHTLMDVVLAWAKGASFLQICKMTDVFEGSIIRCMRRLEEVLRQLCQAAKNIGNVDLENKFSDAIKLLKRDIVFAASLYM, encoded by the exons ATGGCAGATATAAACAGTTTATTTGACTGCTTTGAAGAAACAGATGAAAATGTGGCCACCAAGAGTTTTCCCAATGTAAAGAAAGAAGAAACTCAAGT GACTGAAGAAACCGAAGCTGCTGGTACAGAGAAGTCCCAGGAATCAATTGAAGTTGAGTCACCAACCAAGAAGCGTCcacatgatgatgatgttgaagAAGTTACAAAAAAGCCGAAGTTTGAAGAGGAAGGCGATGAATTACTGGCTGATTTGAA CCTAGAACTCCTTGATTCCCGCATAGTAATCCATACCCTAGAGACACATGAAGGCTGTACACATGAGGTGGCCATACCACCAAACCATGAGTACGCTCCTCTGGTACCAAACTCATCAGAACCCGCCAAGCAGTACAGCTTTATCTTAGATCCTTTTCAAAAGGAGGCTATCATGTGTATTGACAATATACAGTCAGTGCTGGTTTCTGCTCATACTTCAGCTGGTAAAACTGTTGTTGCAGA ATATGCAATAGCACTGTCACTGAAAAACAAACAGCGAGTGATCTACACAACTCCCATCAAGGCACTGTCCAATCAGAAGTACCGGGAGTTTTCCGAGGAGTTCCATGATGTGGGTCTGATCACTGGAGATGTCACCATCAATCCATCAGCTTCTTGCCTTATCATGACTACAGAG aTTCTGAGAAACATGCTGTACAGAGGATCAGAGGTGATGAGAGAAGTGGGATGGGTGGTGTTTGACGAGATCCATTACATGAGAGACAAGGAGAGAGGAGTTGTGTGGGAAG AGACCCTGATCCTGCTACCAGACAACGTGCACTACGTATTCCTCTCGGCCACCATCCCGAACGCCCGTCAGTTCGCGGAGTGGGTGTGTCGCCTGCACTCGCAGCCGTGCCACGTGGTGTACACGGAGTACCGCCCCACGCCGCTGCAGCACTACATATTCCCTGCAGGGGGTGATGGCATGCATCTCGTTGTTGATGAGAAG GGAATATTCAAAGAGGACAACTTCAACACGGCAATGACAGTCCTGGGCAACGCGGGCGACGCGGGCAAGGGCGACCAGCGCGGGCGCCGCGGCGGGTTCAAGGCCAACGCCGCGCAGACCAACATCTTCAACATTGTCAAGATGATCATGGAGAGGAACTTCGCGCCTGTCATCATATTCAGTTTTAGTAAGAAGGACTGCGAGGCGTACGCTATGCAGATGGCGAAATTGGACTTTAATACTA TTGAAGAGAAGAAGCTCGTAGACGAAGTGTTCAACAACGCGATGGACGTGTTATCCGAAGAGGACCGCAAGTTGCCCCAAGTGGAGAATGTCATTCCATTACTGCGGCGAGGAATAGGCATCCATCACGGCGGGCTGCTGCCTATTTTGAAGGAAACTATCGAGATCTTGTTCGGCTTGGGGCTTATTAAG GCTCTATTCGCCACGGAGACGTTCGCCATGGGGCTGAACATGCCCGCCAGGACCGTCGTGTTCACCAACTGCCAGAAATTCGACGGAAAAGACTTCAGATTT ATAACATCAGGCGAGTACATCCAGATgtcggggcgcgcggggcggcgcgggctcgACGACAAGGGCATCGTCATCCTCATGATCGACCAGAAGGTCACGCCCGCCGTGGTCAAGGACATGGTGCAGGGGAAGGCTGATCCTATCAACTCGGCCTTCCATTTGACGTATAATATG GTACTGAACCTTCTACGAGTTGAAGAAATAAATCCTGAATACATGCTCGAGAGAAGTTTCTTCCAGTTCCAGAATCAGGCTGCCATACCGGATTTAATTGACA AGGTGAAGTCCAAACAGAAGCTGTACGACGCTGTATCCGTGGAACAGGAGCACTCCATAGCTTCGTACTGCAGCACTCGCTCACAACTTCAACTGCTCGGCCAGCAGTTCCGCTCCTTCATCACGAAACCCCAGCACCTACAGCCATTCCTGCAGCCGGGTAGGCTGCTCAAG ATCAAAACCGAGAAGCACGAGTACGACTGGGGCATCACTGTGAACTTCCGCCGCCAGATGCCCAAGGGCAAGAAGCGTGAGGAGGAGAACCCTCTGACTGCGGAGACGGTGTTGTTAGTCGATGTGTTGTTGCACGTGAAGAGAGGGACGGAAGATGACCCGGAGAAACGGGTGCCGTGTCCGCCGGGGGAG ACAGGAGACGTAGAAGTGGTATCAGTGATCCACACACTCATAGACCAGATCAGCACTCTGCGAGTGTACTACCCTAAGGACTTGAACTCATCCGACAATAGGAAATCCGTACTAAAGACAATAAATGAAGTGAAGAAACGGTTTCCCGAAGGACCTCCGCTGCTGAACCCTATAAAGGATATGAAGATACAAGACAAAGTGTTTTTAGAATGCGTGGATAATATTAAACTCTTAGAAGAAAG aCTATACGCCCATCCCCTGCACACAGACAAAGCGCGGGGCGCCCTGCAGGCGGCCTACGAACGCAAACAGGAACTGCTGCAAGAACTCACCCTAGCCAAGTCCGAACTCAGGAAAGCCAAGAGTATACTGCAAATGGACGAACTGAAGAAGAGAAAAAGAGTACTGAGACGAATGGGATATTGTACGGCGACTGATGTCATTGAGTTGAAAGGAAGAATTGCGTGTGAATTGAGCAG TGCGGACGAGCTGCTCCTCACCGAGCTGATCTTCAACGGCGTGTTCAACTCGCTGTCGCCGGAGCAGAGCGCGGCGCTGGTGAGCTGCTTCGTGTGTGATGAGAACTCTAACCAGGCGCCAAATAGCGCGGCGGATTTGAAGACTGTGCTGAGGCAGTTGCAG GAATACGCGCGGCGCATAGCCAAGGTGTCCATCGACGCTAAACTGGACCTGGATGAAGACGACTACGTGAACAAGTTCAAGCACACGCTGATGGACGTGGTGCTGGCGTGGGCCAAGGGCGCCTCCTTCCTGCAGATCTGCAAGATGACCGACGTGTTTGAGG GTTCAATAATCCGCTGCATGCGCCGCCTCGAGGAGGTGCTGCGACAGCTGTGCCAGGCCGCCAAGAACATCGGCAACGTGGACCTCGAGAACAAGTTCAGTGACGCCATCAAACTGCTCAAGAGGGACATCGTGTTTGCGGCCAGTCTCTACATGTAG